A single window of Ananas comosus cultivar F153 linkage group 17, ASM154086v1, whole genome shotgun sequence DNA harbors:
- the LOC109723333 gene encoding cytochrome P450 78A5-like: MSSSSSSFDFGSDSTFLPLLISPTSSLTSLFALLVVTLSFLWFYPGGVAWAFSKVRVSVPGPPGIVFALSGTAAHRVLAKLSSSLQATKLMAFSVGITRFVVSTHPDTAKEILNSSAFADRPIKESAYELLFHRAIGFAPFGEYWRNLRRISATYLFSPRRIAASVEQRVEIGKQMVEEVKGQMAKSGVVSVKRVLHYGSLNNVMMSVFGKSYDFAKGEGAEVEEMVSEGYELLGTFNWSDHVPFLGWLDLQGLRKRCRRLAAEVNVFVARIIEEHRVREKASVTVGEELVVGDFVDVLLHLEQGEKLSDSDMIAVLWVRTTFISLHLMHE, encoded by the coding sequence AtgtcctcctcatcctcctccttcGACTTCGGCTCCGACTCTACCTTTCTCCCGCTCCTGATCTCCCCAACAAGCTCACTCACCTCACTCTTCGCTCTCCTCGTTGTGACGCTGTCCTTCCTCTGGTTCTACCCCGGTGGCGTCGCATGGGCCTTCTCCAAGGTCCGCGTCTCCGTTCCCGGTCCACCCGGCATCGTCTTCGCCCTCTCCGGCACCGCCGCCCACCGCGTCCTCGCGAAGCTCTCCTCGTCTCTCCAAGCCACGAAGCTCATGGCTTTCTCCGTCGGGATCACTCGCTTCGTCGTCTCCACCCACCCCGACACGGCGAAGGAGATCCTTAACAGCTCCGCCTTCGCCGACCGCCCCATCAAGGAGTCCGCGTACGAGCTCCTCTTCCACCGCGCCATTGGCTTCGCTCCTTTCGGTGAGTACTGGAGGAATCTCAGGAGAATCTCTGCTACTTATTTGTTTAGTCCGCGGAGGATCGCGGCTTCTGTGGAGCAGCGCGTCGAGATAGGGAAGCAGATGGTGGAGGAAGTAAAGGGCCAAATGGCAAAGAGTGGAGTGGTGAGTGTGAAGAGGGTGTTGCATTATGGCTCGCTGAACAACGTCATGATGAGCGTTTTCGGTAAAAGCTACGATTTTGCCAAGGGAGAGggggcggaggtggaggagatGGTGAGCGAAGGGTATGAGTTGCTTGGGACGTTCAACTGGAGCGACCACGTTCCCTTTCTGGGTTGGTTGGATCTCCAAGGTCTGAGGAAGAGGTGTCGGCGGCTAGCCGCCGAAGTGAACGTGTTTGTTGCAAGGATCATAGAGGAGCACAGGGTGAGGGAAAAAGCTAGTGTCACTGTTGGCGAGGAACTAGTTGTTGGGGACTTTGTGGATGTGTTACTCCACTTGGAGCAAGGTGAGAAGCTCTCGGACTCCGACATGATCGCTGTGCTTTGGGTACGTACGACGTTCATTTCCTTACATCTAATGCATGAATAG